The window AGAAATTACTGACGGCATTTCCTCGGATGGTCTACCCGCTCATTTGAATCTCGATGATCAAGCCCGTTTTGCGATCGGCTACTATCATCAGCGTCAAGACTTTTTTAAATCAAAAGAAGAAAAATAAAACAGGAGTCAATCATGACACAAGAAAACATTCTCAAGAAACGTTATGATTTTGTCCTTCTCTTTGATGTGAAGGATGGAAACCCCAATGGCGATCCTGATGCGGGTAACTTGCCGCGTTTGGATGCCGAAACAGGCAATGGCTTGGTTACAGACGTATGTTTGAAACGTAAAGTTCGCAACTTCGTTCAACTCGCTAAACAAGGTGAAGCCGGTTACGACATCTTTGTCAAGGAAAAGGCAATTTTGAATAATGCTATTGACGAAGCCCATGATAGCGAAGCCGTAAAAGCACAAAAGAAAGATGCCGACAAAACAGAAGCGGCCCGTCAGTTCATGTGCGCCAAATATTTTGACATTCGCACTTTCGGCGCCGTTATGAGCACAGGAAAAAATGCAGGACAGGTCCGCGGTCCGGTTCAAATGACATTTGGTAGATCAATTGATCCTATTGTTTCTTCAGAACATAGCATTACTCGTATGGCTGTAGCGACAGAAGCAGAAGCTGAAAAACAGAAAGGTGACAACAGAACCATGGGACGCAAGTTTACTGTTCCCTACGGTTTGTATGTTTCTCATGGCTTCATTTCTGCTCATCTTGCTGCACAAACGGGTTTTAATGAAAACGATCTTAATGTTTTTTGGGAAGCTCTTGAAAAGATGTTCTGGGAAGACCATTCCGCAGCTCGTGGCGAAATGAATGTTCGTGGACTCTATGTTTTTGAGCATTCTACGGCATTGGGAAATGCTCCTGCCCACGAATTGTTTGAAAGAGTTAAGATTACAAGAACGAATGAATCAGCACCTCCTCGTTCTTTTGACGATTATCATGTAGAATTTAACACTGAATCCATGCCGGAAGGTGTTAATCCAATTCGAAGAATTGGTTAATTTCACCAAAAATCTCCTTTTGGGGAAGGATATTCCTTCCCCTTTTTCATAGGAAGTCTATATATGCCTTATTCCGATGATGACTGCATAGCCATTTCTGGCTTACAACATTTAGCGTTCTGCAAACGCCAATGGGGACTCATTCACCTAAATCAAGAATGGGCGGAAAATTATTTGACCGCGCAAGGGAAAATAATGCACGAACGAGTGGACT is drawn from uncultured Fibrobacter sp. and contains these coding sequences:
- the cas7c gene encoding type I-C CRISPR-associated protein Cas7/Csd2; the encoded protein is MTQENILKKRYDFVLLFDVKDGNPNGDPDAGNLPRLDAETGNGLVTDVCLKRKVRNFVQLAKQGEAGYDIFVKEKAILNNAIDEAHDSEAVKAQKKDADKTEAARQFMCAKYFDIRTFGAVMSTGKNAGQVRGPVQMTFGRSIDPIVSSEHSITRMAVATEAEAEKQKGDNRTMGRKFTVPYGLYVSHGFISAHLAAQTGFNENDLNVFWEALEKMFWEDHSAARGEMNVRGLYVFEHSTALGNAPAHELFERVKITRTNESAPPRSFDDYHVEFNTESMPEGVNPIRRIG